A genomic window from Prunus persica cultivar Lovell chromosome G2, Prunus_persica_NCBIv2, whole genome shotgun sequence includes:
- the LOC18787682 gene encoding formin-like protein 5, which yields MRPNVTFFPQHDNNPISPSCPLSYAPSAPLPAHVSTETLTLMATSRPPPPKHLDLDLTIVSAKHLKNVNWKNGDLKPYAVFWVDSDRRLATKSDDSGSTRPVWNERFTVPLTLPVHDSFLTLEIFHSKPSDTPKPLVGTLRVPLKDLPDPDDSTRIRTFQLVRPSGRPQGKIRVKLAVRERPLPPDYHMTPPPSYFYSGAPMPPPSVRDYRSYSPSPYSSLQASAPTPSASPPPPPPYHYNSYSDPYSSYYPAYYSSAPPPPPPRPFFDRQAGYSGPGGPGGPGGPSAPLDYSNYDQKPKSGKMGLGTGLAVGAVAGGIGGLALDEGLRYEEDKIAERVENELRERDDYSNYRADY from the coding sequence ATGCGGCCCAACGTTACCTTCTTCCCCCAACACGACAATAATCCCATCTCTCCTTCTTGTCCATTATCATACGCACCCTCCGCACCCCTACCCGCGCACGTTAGCACAGAGACCCTAACCCTGATGGCCACCTCTCGCCCTCCACCGCCGAAGCATCTCGATCTCGACCTTACGATCGTCTCAGCCAAGCATCTAAAGAACGTCAACTGGAAAAACGGCGACCTCAAGCCCTACGCGGTCTTCTGGGTCGACTCAGACCGCCGACTCGCCACCAAATCTGACGACTCCGGCTCAACCCGCCCGGTCTGGAACGAGCGGTTCACCGTCCCACTCACCCTCCCCGTCCACGACTCCTTCCTCACCCTCGAAATCTTCCACTCCAAACCCTCCGACACTCCCAAGCCCTTAGTCGGCACCCTCCGGGTCCCACTCAAGGACCTGCCCGACCCGGATGACTCCACTCGAATCCGCACCTTCCAGCTCGTCCGCCCCTCGGGCCGTCCACAAGGTAAGATCCGCGTAAAGCTCGCCGTTCGAGAACGACCTCTGCCGCCAGATTACCATATGACCCCTCCGCCCAGCTATTTTTACTCAGGCGCCCCTATGCCTCCACCCTCTGTTCGTGACTACAGGTCATACTCGCCGTCGCCGTACTCTTCTCTACAAGCTTCGGCTCCGACTCCATCGGCTTCCCcaccgccgccgccgccgtaCCATTACAACTCGTATTCCGATCCGTACTCGAGTTACTATCCGGCGTACTACTCCAGCGCGCCACCTCCGCCTCCACCGAGGCCGTTCTTCGACCGGCAGGCAGGTTACAGTGGGCCGGGTGGTCCTGGTGGGCCTGGCGGGCCTTCCGCACCACTGGACTACTCGAATTATGATCAGAAGCCCAAGAGTGGGAAGATGGGGCTGGGCACGGGATTGGCTGTGGGCGCAGTGGCGGGAGGTATAGGTGGACTGGCATTGGATGAGGGATTGAGGTACGAAGAAGATAAGATTGCGGAGAGGGTTGAGAATGAGTTGCGTGAGCGTGACGATTACAGCAACTATCGTGCCGattattga
- the LOC109947486 gene encoding uncharacterized protein LOC109947486, with protein sequence MSRSRILRNPIAFVWWAVLVCCFLIVTISMLRLPEIPLGLQYPTTKTSKQTSENDKFSIGRFGKMMLEMLPEDLAFTVFVPSEEAFERDLRLSPNESLVGEKMNDDTYAIMSRILGFSAVPRRLASVNVPIDKELSYDSISGFVLYISKEEDGALTVNRVRSRRVDLRKKGSVVHIMDGVIMDAEFQQSVQPEEQD encoded by the coding sequence ATGAGCAGAAGCCGGATTCTGAGAAATCCGATTGCGTTCGTTTGGTGGGCTGTGTTGGTTTGTTGCTTTTTAATTGTTACAATCTCAATGCTGAGGCTTCCAGAGATCCCGCTTGGGTTGCAATATCCCACTAcaaaaacaagtaaacaaaCTTCAGAGAATGACAAATTTTCGATAGGGAGGTTTGGGAAGATGATGCTTGAAATGTTGCCTGAAGATCTTGCTTTCACTGTGTTTGTTCCTTCAGAGGAAGCTTTCGAGCGCGATCTGAGGCTCAGCCCAAATGAAAGTTTAGTGGGGGAGAAGATGAATGACGACACGTATGCAATTATGTCTCGAATATTGGGGTTCTCGGCTGTTCCTCGGAGGCTTGCTTCAGTCAATGTGCCGATTGACAAGGAGCTGTCGTATGATTCGATATCTGGGTTTGTGTTGTATATCTCGAAAGAGGAAGATGGAGCGTTGACGGTCAACAGGGTTCGATCCAGAAGAGTGGATCTGAGGAAGAAGGGAAGCGTTGTGCATATCATGGATGGAGTGATCATGGATGCTGAGTTCCAACAATCAGTTCAGCCTGAGGAACAAGATTGA
- the LOC18784943 gene encoding uncharacterized acetyltransferase At3g50280, with protein sequence MPSSNSPTSLTQTQMVAKSTVFPDQPSTLGDLKLSVSDLPMLSCHYIQKGLLFPLPPFPIQHSLIPLLKASLSQSLSRFPPLAGRLTTYSDGHVHITCNDAGVDFIHASAPSLSTRDILGPTDVPNCVKDLFPFDRTVSYTGHHNSILAVQVTELSDAVFIGCALNHAVTDGTSFWNFFNTFAELCRLSSSSSPNENKKLTIAKQPDFSRSSVIISPAVLRFPEGGPKVTFSLTEPLRERIFSFSTEAIQNLKSRTNSKKWAEFQNDDALISAVEILGKQSNDPYEINNSNGARVTSIIENWFKNSNAKTAPEISSFQSLCALLWRSVTRARKLPSSKTTTFRMAVNCRHRLEPKLDAYYFGNAIQSIPTYATAGEVLSNDTRWCAEQLNKNVKEHDNDKVRGVVEDWEMDPRVFPLGNFDGATMTMGSSPRFPMYDNDFGWGRPLAIRSGRANKFDGKISAFPGREGAGSVDLEVVLAPDTMALLETDSEFMQYVSS encoded by the coding sequence ATGCCTTCTTCAAACTCGCCAACGTCTCtaactcaaactcaaatggTGGCCAAGTCCACCGTCTTCCCCGACCAGCCCTCCACACTCGGTGACCTCAAGCTCTCCGTCTCCGACCTCCCCATGCTCTCCTGCCACTACATCCAGAAGGGCCTCCTCTtccctcttcctcctttcccCATCCAACACTCTCTCATCCCCCTCCTCAAAGCCTCTCTCTCCCAGAGCCTCTCTCGTTTCCCTCCCTTGGCCGGCCGCTTGACCACTTACTCCGACGGTCACGTTCACATCACCTGCAACGACGCGGGCGTCGACTTCATCCACGCCTCTGCCCCCAGTCTCTCCACCCGAGACATTTTGGGCCCCACTGACGTCCCCAATTGCGTCAAGGACTTGTTCCCCTTCGACCGCACCGTCAGCTACACCGGCCACCACAACTCAATCCTGGCCGTCCAGGTCACCGAGCTCAGCGACGCTGTTTTCATCGGCTGCGCTCTCAATCACGCCGTCACCGACGGCACCTCCTTCTGGAACTTCTTCAACACCTTCGCCGAGCTCTGCAGACtgtcgtcatcatcatcacctaATGAGAACAAGAAACTTACCATAGCGAAGCAGCCCGACTTCAGCCGGAGCTCCGTTATCATATCGCCTGCCGTGCTCCGGTTCCCGGAAGGAGGTCCCAAAGTCACCTTCTCCCTCACCGAGCCTTTGCGCGAGCGAATTTTCAGCTTCAGCACAGAAGCGATTCAAAACCTCAAATCCCGAACCAACAGTAAAAAATGGGCCGAATTCCAAAACGACGACGCTTTAATAAGCGCCGTTGAGATTCTCGGGAAGCAGAGCAACGACCCCTACGAGATTAACAACTCAAACGGCGCCAGAGTGACATCAATTATCGAAAACTGGTTCAAGAACTCCAACGCCAAAACGGCACCCGAAATTTCGTCGTTTCAGTCTCTCTGCGCGCTCCTCTGGCGATCCGTGACGCGCGCGAGGAAATTGCCGTCCTCGAAAACGACGACATTCAGAATGGCTGTGAATTGCCGTCACAGGCTGGAGCCCAAGCTGGACGCGTACTACTTCGGGAACGCAATCCAGAGCATCCCGACGTACGCGACGGCGGGAGAGGTGCTGTCGAACGACACACGGTGGTGCGCGGAGCAGCTGAACAAGAACGTGAAGGAGCACGACAACGACAAGGTGCGAGGTGTCGTAGAGGATTGGGAGATGGACCCGCGGGTGTTTCCGCTTGGCAACTTCGACGGTGCGACGATGACGATGGGGAGCTCGCCGAGATTTCCGATGTACGACAACGATTTCGGGTGGGGGAGACCATTAGCAATTCGGAGCGGGAGGGCGAATAAATTTGACGGAAAGATATCGGCGTTTCCGGGGAGGGAAGGAGCTGGGAGCGTTGATCTTGAGGTGGTTTTGGCGCCTGACACTATGGCTCTGCTTGAAACGGACTCTGAGTTCATGCAATACGTGTCGAGCTGA
- the LOC18786352 gene encoding peroxisomal nicotinamide adenine dinucleotide carrier, whose protein sequence is MSDALINGLAGAGGGIIAQLITYPLQTVNTRQQTERGLKKEKSKLGTIEQMLQVIKHEGWERLYGGLAPSLVGTAASQGVYYYFYQIFRNKAEAAALERRKLGVGDGSVGMLSSLVVAALSGCVNVLFTNPIWVVVTRMQTYKKNLKKSEPGPELSTAQDEAVLAAAEPPPFGTTHAIQEVYDEAGVLGFWRGVFPTLIMVSNPSMQFMLYETMLKKLKQRRALSKKDNSGVTALEIFLLGALAKLGATVMTYPLLVVKSRLQAKQVTTGDKRHHYKGTSDAMLKMIRYEGLYGFYKGMGTKIVQSVLAAAVLFMIKEELVKGARFLLTNKVKSKPP, encoded by the exons ATGTCGGACGCTTTGATCAATGGCCTGGCCGGAGCTGGCGGCGGAATCATCGCCCAGCTCATCACATATCCTCTTCAGACT GTTAATACTCGTCAACAAACAGAACGTGGattgaagaaggaaaagagcAAGCTCGGAACTATTGAACAAATGCttcag GTTATAAAACATGAAGGATGGGAACGGTTGTACGGAGGTTTGGCGCCATCATTAGTGGGCACAGCAGCATCTCAG GGTGTTTACTATTATTTCTATCAAATATTCAGGAACAAGGCTGAAGCTGCTGCACTTGAACGTAGGAAGTTAGGGGTTGGTGATGGATCTGTTGGAATGCTATCTTCATTAGTGGTTGCTGCGTTATCTGG gTGTGTGAATGTGCTGTTCACAAATCCTATATGGGTAGTTGTTACACGCATGCAG acatacaaaaaaaacttgaagaaGTCCGAGCCTGGTCCGGAGCTATCAACTGCTCAAGATGAAGCAGTCCTTGCTGCAGCTGAGCCTCCTCCCTTTGGGACAACTCATGCG ATCCAGGAAGTTTATGATGAAGCTGGAGTTTTGGGTTTCTGGAGAGGTGTATTCCCGACATTGATCATG GTGAGTAATCCTTCCATGCAATTTATGCTGTATGAAACTATGTTGAAGAAGCTAAAGCAAAGACGTGCTTTGAGTAAGAAGGATAACAGTGGGGTTACTGCTTTGGAG ATATTTCTTCTTGGTGCTTTGGCGAAACTAGGGGCTACAGTCATGACTTATCCTCTTTTAGTTGTGAAG TCGCGGCTTCAAGCAAAACAGGTTACAACTGGTGACAAAAGGCATCATTATAAAG GCACATCAGACGCTATGCTAAAGATGATTCGCTATGAAGGATTATATGGGTTTTACAAAGGGATGGGAACAAAAATAGTACAAAGTGTACTTGCAGCTGCTGTTCTGTTCATGATTAAGGAAGAGCTTGTTAAGGGTGCTCGGTTCTTGCTCACTAACAAAGTGAAATCAAAGCCTCCATAG
- the LOC18785280 gene encoding WUSCHEL-related homeobox 7: protein MDEGMSGFCIKAASFRGSGGGGNGNNNGTKCGRWNPTTEQVKVLTDLFRSGLRTPSTDQIQKISSQLSFYGKIESKNVFYWFQNHKARERQKRRKVSIDDKDFTRRDHDKISSPKQLNQVSEPARVIETLQLFPVNSFDESEAEKMRFHANEYCKEATAFAYRVGTEMDHPPLDLRLSFL, encoded by the exons atggATGAGGGCATGTCAGGGTTTTGCATTAAAGCTGCGAGTTTTCGCggcagtggtggtggtggcaatGGCAATAATAATGGAACCAAGTGCGGGCGTTGGAATCCGACTACTGAACAGGTTAAAGTTCTAACTGACCTGTTCAGGTCTGGACTCCGTACGCCGAGCACTGATCAGATTCAGAAAATCTCCTCTCAGCTAAGCTTTTATGGAAAGATCGAGAGCAAAAACGTTTTCTATTGGTTTCAGAATCACAAAGCCAGAGAAAGACAGAAACGCCGCAAAGTTTCCATCGATGACAAGGATTTCACTCGTCGAGATCATGACAAGATTTCTTCTCCAAAAC AACTAAATCAAGTTTCGGAGCCGGCGAGAGTGATTGAGACCCTTCAACTTTTCCCAGTAAACTCCTTCGACGAATCAGAAGCGGAGAAGATGAGATTTCATGCAAACGAATACTGCAAAGAGGCTACAGCTTTTGCTTACAGGGTTGGGACAGAAATGGACCATCCACCATTGGATCTGCGCTTAAGCTTCCTTTAA
- the LOC18785337 gene encoding probable aquaporin PIP1-4, whose translation MEGKEEDVKLGANKFSERQPIGTSAQTQDEGKDYKEPPPAPLFEPGELTSWSFYRAGIAEFIATFLFLYITILTVMGVVKSPSKCSTVGIQGIAWAFGGTIFALVYSTAGISGGHINPAVTFGLFLARKLSLTRAVFYIVMQTLGAIAGAAVVKGFEKSRNFELLGGGANSVAHGYTKGSGLGAEIVGTFVLVYTVFSATDAKRSARDSHVPILAPLPIGFAVFLVHLATIPITGTGINPARSLGAAIIYNKKHAWDDHWIFWVGPFIGAALAALYHVVVIRAIPFKSKS comes from the exons ATGGAGGGCAAGGAAGAGGATGTCAAGTTGGGAGCCAACAAGTTTTCGGAGAGGCAGCCGATTGGGACGTCGGCTCAGACCCAAGATGAAGGCAAGGACTACAAGGAGCCGCCACCGGCGCCGCTGTTCGAGCCCGGTGAGCTGACGTCATGGTCGTTTTACAGGGCTGGGATCGCCGAGTTCATCGCCACCTTCCTTTTCCTGTACATCACCATTTTGACGGTGATGGGCGTCGTCAAGTCTCCGTCAAAGTGCTCGACGGTCGGGATTCAAGGGATCGCTTGGGCTTTCGGCGGTACCATCTTCGCCCTAGTTTACAGCACAGCCGGCATCTCAG GGGGTCACATAAACCCGGCGGTGACGTTCGGGCTGTTTTTGGCCCGGAAGCTGTCGCTGACAAGGGCGGTTTTCTACATCGTGATGCAGACGCTTGGGGCGATCGCCGGTGCGGCGGTGGTGAAGGGCTTCGAGAAGAGCCGCAACTTCGAGTTGCTTGGTGGCGGGGCCAACTCTGTAGCCCATGGCTACACCAAGGGATCAGGGCTTGGTGCTGAGATCGTTGGCACCTTTGTTCTTGTCTACACAGTTTTCTCGGCCACTGATGCCAAGCGCAGCGCCAGAGACTCCCATGTTCCG ATTTTGGCACCTTTGCCTATTGGGTTCGCTGTGTTCTTGGTGCACTTGGCTACCATCCCCATCACTGGAACTGGTATCAACCCAGCTAGGAGTCTTGGTGCTGCCATCATCTACAACAAGAAGCATGCATGGGATGACCAT TGGATTTTCTGGGTTGGACCATTCATTGGGGCAGCACTTGCAGCTTTGTACCACGTGGTTGTGATCAGAGCCATCCCCTTCAAGTCCAAGTCTTAA
- the LOC18785525 gene encoding probable signal peptidase complex subunit 2, with protein MQDKNSESANRNPKKANLLDHHSIKHILDESVTEIVTSRGYVEDVRMSNIRLFLGTIIIVIALFAQFYKKKFPENRDFLILCIVLYIVFNGLLQLIIYTKEKNAILFTYPPADSFTSTGLVVSSQLPRFSDMYTLVIASADPKSISSNQPVKFTKSVTQWFTKDGILVEGLFWKDVEALINEYQKEPKKSK; from the exons ATGCAAGACAAAAACTCAGAGTCGGCCAACAGAAACCCTAAGAAGGCCAATCTCTTAGATCATCACTCCATCAAACACATCCTCGACGAGTCTGTTACTGAG ATCGTGACGAGCCGTGGATATGTGGAAGACGTGAGGATGAGCAATATAAGATTGTTTCTCGGAACAATTATAATCGTAATTGCTCTCTTCGCTCAGTTTTACAAGAAGAAGTTCCCTGAGAACCGAGACTTTCTCATCCTCTGCATCGTCTT GTATATAGTCTTCAATGGACTATTGCAGCTTATCATATACACAAAAGAGAAGAATGCCATCCTCTTTACGTATCCTCCAGCG GATTCCTTCACAAGCACTGGATTGGTGGTCTCTTCCCAATTGCCAAGATTCTCTGATATGTACACACTTGTGATAGCAAGTGCAGACCCCAAATCTATTTCCTCAAATCAACCAGTAAAGTTTACCAAGAGTGTTACTCagtg GTTCACCAAGGATGGGATTTTGGTGGAGGGCCTCTTCTGGAAAGATGTTGAAGCTTTAATAAATGAATACCAGAAAGAACCAAAGAAGAGCAAGTGA
- the LOC18787395 gene encoding eukaryotic translation initiation factor 3 subunit F — protein sequence MAVIEHTVLQFSTSSSSSLSAKVHPLVIFNICDCYVRRPDQAERVIGTLLGSVLPDGTVDIRNSYAVPHNESADQVALDIDYHHNMLISQQKVNPKEVIVGWYSTGFGVTGGSVLIHEFYSREAPNPVHLTVDTGFRNGEGTIKAYVSVNLSLGDRQLAAQFQEIPLDLRMVEAERVGYDILKTTMVDKLPTDLEGMEASMERLLALIDDVYKYVDNVVESRVEPDNNIGRFLLDAVASLPKLSPTAFDKLVNDSLQDNLVLLYLSSITRTQLTLAEKLNTAAQVL from the exons ATGGCGGTGATCGAGCACACAGTTTTGCAGTTCTCCACGTCTTCGTCATCGAGCTTGTCGGCGAAGGTTCATCCTCTCGTCATCTTCAACATCTGCGATTGCTATGTCAGGCGTCCTGACCAAGCCGAGCGCGTTATTGGCACGCTCCTCGGCTCTGTCCTGCCTGATGGCACAGTCGATATTAGAAACTCTTACGCCGTTCCTCATAACGAGAGCGCTGACCAG GTTGCTTTAGATATCGATTACCATCACAATATGCTCATATCCCAGCAAAAGGTGAATCCAAAGGAAGTCATTGTTGGATG GTATTCTACTGGTTTTGGAGTTACTGGGGGTAGCGTATTGATCCATGAGTTCTATTCTAGGGAGGCTCCCAACCCTGTTCATTTGACCGTTGATACTGGATTTAGAAATGGGGAGGGTACCATTAAAGCCTATGTTTCAGTGAATTTGTCTCTTGGAGATCGGCAACTTGCAGCACAGTTTCAAGAAATTCCTCTCGATCTTCGTATGGTTGAAGCTGAGAGAGTTGGAT ATGATATTCTAAAGACCACAATGGTTGACAAACTCCCTACTGATTTGGAAGGAATGGAAGCCTCAATGGAGCGACTCCTAGCTTTAATTGATGATGTTTACAAATATGTTGACAATGTTGTG GAAAGTCGTGTTGAACCCGATAACAACATAGGGAGATTTCTCTTAGATGCAGTTGCATCTCTTCCGAAATTATCTCCTACAGCTTTTGATAAGCTTGTGAATGACAGCCTGCAG GACAATTTGGTCTTGCTCTATTTGTCAAGCATCACCAGGACACAGCTCACCCTAGCCGAAAAGTTGAACACGGCTGCGCAGGTTCTGTAA
- the LOC18784970 gene encoding 26S proteasome non-ATPase regulatory subunit 7 homolog A, with protein MDVIKTQQISARPIEKVIVHPLVLLSIVDNYNRVAKDTRKRVVGVLLGSSFKGTVDVTNSYAVPFEEDDRDPSIWFLDHNYHEAMYAMAKRINAKEHVVGWYSTGPKLRENDLDIHALFNDYVPNPVLVIIDVQPKELGIPTKAYCTVEEVKENATQKSQKVFVHVPSEIAAHEVEEIGVEHLLRDVKDTTISTLATEVTGKLTALKGLEARLREIRGYLDLVIDGKLPLNHEILYHLQDVFNLLPNLNVSELIKAFSVKTNDMMLVIYLSSLIRSVIALHNLINNKMHNKEHEKAEDSKQVAVPAAAGS; from the exons ATGGATGTGATAAAAACGCAGCAAATCTCAGCGAGGCCGATCGAGAAGGTGATAGTTCACCCTCTGGTTTTGCTCAGCATCGTCGACAATTACAACAGGGTCGCCAAGGACACTCGCAAGCGCGTCGTCGGCGTTCTGCTTGGCTCCTCTTTCAAGGGCACCGTTGACGTCACCAACAGCTATGCCG TGCCCTTTGAAGAAGATGACAGGGACCCTAGTATTTGGTTTCTTGATCACAACTACCATGAGGCCATGTATGCCATGGCGAAGAGAATAAACG CAAAGGAGCATGTTGTGGGATGGTACAGCACGGGTCCAAAATTGCGAGAAAATGACTTGGACATTCacgctttatttaatga CTATGTCCCAAATCCTGTCTTGGTCATAATTGATGTCCAACCAAAGGAGCTGGGTATACCCACAAAAGCTTACTGTACTGTTGAAGAGGTTAAAGAG AACGCTACCCAGAAAAGCCAGAAGGTGTTCGTTCATGTGCCTTCTGAAATTGCTGCCCATGAAGTTGAGGAAATTG GAGTGGAACACTTGCTTAGAGATGTGAAGGATACAACCATCAGCACTCTTGCAACAGAG GTTACAGGGAAACTCACAGCCTTGAAGGGATTGGAAGCAAGACTTCGAGAGATTCGGGGTTATCTTGACCTTGTTATTGATGGAAAGCTCCCTTTAAACCACGAGATTTTGTACCATCTACAG GATGTGTTCAATCTACTTCCAAATCTTAATGTTTCCGAGTTGATCAAGGCTTTTTCAG TGAAAACAAATGATATGATGTTGGTTATCTATCTTTCTTCTCTCATCCGAAGTGTTATTGCTCTTCACAACTTGATTAACAACAAG ATGCACAATAAGGAGCATGAAAAGGCAGAAGACTCAAAACAAGTTGCTGTACCAGCTGCAGCCGGAAGCTAA